The proteins below are encoded in one region of Apostichopus japonicus isolate 1M-3 chromosome 22, ASM3797524v1, whole genome shotgun sequence:
- the LOC139963934 gene encoding tolloid-like protein 2: METLTRLIILLTFICYCSGSPRLMPCQENPCLNGATCIQLFGFQLCVCPEEYMGRTCADVVPACNENPCQNGGTCIDIPTREFECNCPEFFYGDLCEQAPMVRFDGVSIASPNYTDGLPYPNNFSEVWIVTAEAGLILDVSFTSPFELETDFDVLELGQGSYPTESTSLATFTGRDVPEAFLAETNQVWITFQTDDNKNKAGFSMTLTAVDVTDAVICGDGKILPPSTKCNTLWQCDDGADEEDCGELPGGAFLTATSPRFPSKYAENLEETWTFTAADGQVFLIDFNVHEMEYGFDFLRIGGGGFCETEYYREFTGFDLPRPFLITNESLCCHFSTDRSINFRGWSMGVYVLDPDDVATCPETDVILSPADICNALWDCQCGYDEQGCDPLSENSTVAIQTPNYPFNYPANLTSTWTINATYGLQILIEFEDFYTEEDEDVLRVGFGLDPTDDTSVVYEFSGNDATSIVIDDNQAWVQFTSNEAEQGRGFLANISVIYDDDLVATTVETYVT, encoded by the exons GTAGTCCGAGACTGATGCCATGTCAAGAAAATCCTTGCCTAAATGGGGCCACTTGTATTCAACTGTTTGGATTTCAGCTATGCGTGTGTCCTGAGGAATACATGGGACGAACCTGTGCTGATGTTG TCCCAGCATGCAATGAAAACCCTTGTCAAAATGGCGGAACTTGTATCGACATCCCGACAAGAGAATTTGAATGCAATTGTCCCGAGTTCTTCTATGGTGATCTATGTGAGCAAG caccAATGGTAAGATTTGACGGTGTATCTATAGCCTCTCCTAACTACACAGATGGGTTACCCTACCCAAACAACTTTTCCGAGGTCTGGATTGTTACCGCAGAGGCGGGGCTTATATTGGATGTCTCCTTTACTTCACCGTTTGAGCTAGAGACGGACTTTGATGTATTAGAGCTAGGTCAAGGTTCATACCCAACGGAATCTACTTCATTGGCGACTTTTACCGGACGTGACGTACCAGAAGCCTTCCTTGCGGAAACGAACCAAGTTTGGATCACATTTCAGACCGATGACAATAAAAACAAAGCTGGTTTCTCAATGACGCTGACCGCTGTTGACGTCACGG ATGCTGTTATTTGCGGCGACGGAAAGATTCTCCCGCCTTCCACTAAGTGTAACACGTTGTGGCAGTGTGATGATGGCGCAGATGAAGAGGATTGTG GTGAGCTACCAGGAGGCGCATTTCTGACTGCCACGTCCCCTAGATTCCCCTCCAAATATGCCGAAAATCTGGAGGAGACGTGGACCTTTACAGCGGCCGATGGACAGGTATTTCTGATCGACTTCAACGTCCACGAAATGGAATATGGATTTGATTTCCTTCGAATCGGTGGAGGCGGTTTTTGTGAAACAGAATATTACAGAGAATTTACTGGCTTTGACTTGCCTCGTCCATTCTTGATTACAAATGAATCGTTATGCTGTCATTTCTCGACGGATCGTTCCATTAACTTTAGGGGGTGGTCGATGGGAGTGTATGTTCTTGATCCAGACG ATGTTGCGACATGTCCAGAAACTGACGTCATATTATCGCCGGCAGATATTTGCAATGCATTGTGGGATTGTCAATGTGGTTACGATGAGCAAGGATGTG ATCCTCTGTCGGAAAACTCTACTGTCGCCATCCAGACACCAAATTATCCTTTCAACTATCCAGCGAATTTGACGTCAACATGGACAATAAATGCAACATACGGTCTCCAGATTTTGATtgaatttgaagatttttacaCTGAAGAAGATGAAGACGTGTTGCGGGTTGGATTTGGTCTCGATCCCACCGATGACACCAGTGTCGTGTACGAATTCAGTGGAAATGACGCCACGTCGATTGTTATTGACGACAATCAAGCATGGGTACAATTCACCTCAAACGAGGCGGAGCAAGGGAGAGGGTTTTTGGCCAACATATCTGTTATTTATGACGACGATCTCGTGGCAACAACAGTAGAAACATACGTGACATAA